Proteins found in one Streptomyces sp. CB09001 genomic segment:
- a CDS encoding NAD(P)/FAD-dependent oxidoreductase, whose amino-acid sequence MRQRIAVIGGGPAGLAFARVMHRHDRLVAVLERDPGPDARPSGGTLDLHEGLGRLALDKAGLLAEFQALSRPEGQAMRILDTDGTVLRDWRPDPADRANPEIDRGQLRDLLLGPLDVRWGQGVMKVVPGTRDGVLVHFEDGRREAFDLVVGADGAWSRTRPAVSPVTPHYTGVTSVETSLDDVDTRHPDLAALVGDGSVAVYGVNRALVAQRNSGGHVKVHAQFRAPLDWHAHLDLGDAEAVRSRLLTLFDGWTAPVLDLLRHGTAFVHRPLHVLPVSHTWTHVPGVTLLGDAAHLMPPLGAGANLALLEGAELAESLADGPVDPDGAVRAFEERMWARAGRWAKITAAGLERLVSPDPAAALAVFDQVQPSR is encoded by the coding sequence ATGAGACAACGTATCGCGGTGATCGGCGGCGGTCCCGCAGGACTTGCCTTCGCCCGTGTCATGCACCGCCACGACCGCCTCGTCGCCGTCCTCGAACGCGACCCCGGCCCGGACGCCCGCCCCTCGGGCGGCACCCTGGACCTGCACGAAGGGCTGGGCCGGCTCGCCCTGGACAAGGCGGGACTGCTGGCGGAGTTCCAGGCGCTGTCCCGCCCCGAGGGCCAGGCCATGCGCATCCTGGACACGGACGGGACCGTGCTGCGCGACTGGCGACCGGATCCGGCGGACCGGGCCAATCCCGAGATCGACCGCGGGCAACTCCGTGACCTGCTGCTCGGCCCCCTCGATGTCCGGTGGGGCCAGGGCGTGATGAAGGTGGTGCCGGGGACCCGGGACGGTGTACTGGTCCACTTCGAGGACGGGCGGCGGGAAGCGTTCGACCTGGTGGTCGGCGCGGACGGCGCCTGGTCCCGCACCCGCCCGGCGGTCTCCCCGGTGACGCCGCACTACACCGGCGTCACCTCGGTCGAGACCTCACTGGACGACGTGGACACCCGCCACCCCGACCTCGCCGCGCTGGTCGGCGACGGCTCGGTGGCCGTGTACGGCGTGAACCGGGCCCTCGTCGCCCAGCGCAACAGCGGCGGCCACGTCAAGGTGCACGCCCAGTTCCGTGCGCCACTGGACTGGCACGCGCACCTTGACCTCGGGGACGCGGAGGCCGTGCGGTCGCGTCTCCTGACGCTGTTCGACGGCTGGACCGCTCCCGTCCTCGACCTCCTCCGCCACGGCACCGCGTTCGTCCACCGGCCCCTGCACGTCCTGCCCGTGTCCCACACCTGGACCCACGTCCCCGGAGTCACCCTCCTGGGCGACGCCGCCCACCTGATGCCTCCCCTGGGGGCGGGCGCCAACCTCGCGCTGCTGGAGGGCGCGGAACTCGCCGAGTCCCTCGCCGACGGCCCCGTGGATCCGGACGGGGCCGTCCGCGCCTTCGAGGAACGGATGTGGGCACGGGCCGGACGCTGGGCGAAGATCACGGCGGCCGGTCTGGAGCGCCTGGTGAGCCCGGACCCCGCCGCGGCCCTCGCCGTCTTCGACCAGGTGCAGCCGTCCCGCTGA
- a CDS encoding FAD-dependent monooxygenase, translating into MKSGQFTTEPSSEDTADHDFDVIVAGCGPTGAMLAAELRLHDVRVLVLEKETEPASFVRIVALHMRSLELMAMRGLLDRLLSHGRRRPVGGVFAAIPKPAPKDLDSEYAYLLGIPQPVVVRLLEEHAVDLGARVLHGGAVAGFEQDAEGVTVELADGQRLRSRYLVGCDGGRSTVRKLLGVPFPGEPSRNETLMGEMEVGAPPEEVSAGVARVRDTQQRFWLRPFGAGVYSVVVPGAGVGDRAQPPTLEDFRRQLRAVAGTDFGVHSPRWLSSFGDATRLAERYRVGRVLLAGDAAHIHPPTGGQGLNLGLQDAFNLGWKLAARIRGWAPDTLLDTYQAERRPVAEDVLDNTRAQMELHSTEPGARAVRRLLTELMDIDDVNRRLIEKVTATGIRYDFGAGPDLLGRRMRDIGVGQGNLYGLLRRGRGLLLDRTERLTVGGWAGRVDRLADPTAELDVPCVLLRPDGHVAWIGDDQRDLDEHLSRWFGEPVG; encoded by the coding sequence ATGAAATCTGGGCAGTTCACCACCGAGCCGTCGTCCGAGGACACGGCCGACCACGACTTCGACGTGATCGTCGCCGGATGCGGGCCGACCGGCGCGATGCTGGCCGCCGAGCTGCGGCTGCACGATGTGCGGGTACTCGTTCTCGAGAAGGAGACCGAGCCCGCGTCGTTCGTCCGTATCGTCGCTCTGCACATGCGCAGCCTCGAGCTGATGGCCATGCGCGGACTGCTGGACCGCCTCCTGAGCCACGGCAGGCGGCGCCCGGTCGGCGGAGTCTTCGCCGCCATCCCCAAACCCGCGCCCAAGGACCTGGATTCCGAGTACGCCTATCTGCTGGGCATCCCGCAGCCGGTCGTCGTCCGGCTCCTCGAGGAACACGCGGTCGACCTGGGCGCGCGAGTCCTGCACGGGGGCGCGGTCGCCGGTTTCGAGCAGGATGCCGAGGGGGTGACCGTGGAGTTGGCCGACGGGCAACGGCTGCGTTCGCGCTACCTCGTCGGCTGCGACGGCGGCCGCAGCACGGTGCGCAAACTGCTGGGCGTCCCCTTTCCCGGCGAGCCCTCGCGGAACGAGACGCTGATGGGCGAGATGGAAGTGGGGGCGCCCCCGGAGGAGGTCTCCGCCGGGGTGGCGCGCGTCCGCGACACCCAGCAGCGATTCTGGCTGCGGCCCTTCGGTGCGGGGGTCTACAGCGTCGTGGTCCCCGGCGCGGGAGTCGGTGACCGCGCGCAACCGCCCACTCTGGAGGACTTCCGGCGGCAGTTGCGCGCCGTCGCCGGAACCGACTTCGGGGTGCACTCCCCGCGCTGGCTGTCCAGCTTCGGGGATGCCACCCGGCTGGCCGAGCGCTACCGGGTCGGGCGGGTGCTGCTGGCCGGCGACGCGGCACACATCCATCCGCCCACCGGCGGGCAGGGGCTCAACCTGGGCCTTCAGGACGCGTTCAATCTCGGCTGGAAGCTGGCCGCGCGGATCCGCGGCTGGGCGCCGGACACACTGCTGGACACCTACCAGGCCGAGCGCCGTCCGGTCGCCGAGGACGTGCTGGACAACACCCGTGCCCAGATGGAACTGCACTCCACCGAACCGGGCGCGCGGGCCGTGCGCCGGCTGCTCACCGAACTGATGGACATCGACGACGTGAACCGCCGGCTCATCGAGAAGGTCACCGCGACCGGCATCCGCTACGACTTCGGTGCGGGCCCCGACCTGCTCGGCCGCCGGATGCGGGACATCGGCGTCGGGCAGGGCAACCTCTACGGTCTGCTGCGTCGCGGACGCGGCCTGCTGCTGGACCGCACCGAACGCCTGACCGTCGGCGGCTGGGCGGGCCGGGTCGATCGGCTCGCGGACCCCACCGCGGAGCTGGACGTACCGTGCGTCCTGCTGCGCCCGGACGGCCACGTCGCCTGGATCGGCGACGACCAGCGGGACCTGGACGAGCACCTCTCCCGCTGGTTCGGCGAGCCCGTCGGCTGA
- a CDS encoding dihydrofolate reductase family protein has product MARLMVDFIISLDGYAAADGWPGFWGMEGPEYLAWLDGDDEKQHTSLMGATTYRLMSGFAREMPDDPGFQGITAMPKVVFSSTLRTPLSWDNTELVQGDPVPAVRDMKRHGTRPLRTLGSLTLCRSLLRAGLVDRFRVVVFPVITGATGRERIFDQYPDVTLDLVQSHTFDGRLQLLEYVPTVLDGPPAADQK; this is encoded by the coding sequence ATGGCACGTCTCATGGTCGACTTCATCATCTCGCTCGACGGATACGCGGCCGCGGACGGCTGGCCCGGATTCTGGGGCATGGAGGGCCCCGAATACCTGGCCTGGCTCGACGGGGACGACGAGAAGCAGCACACGAGCCTCATGGGGGCCACGACGTACCGGCTGATGTCCGGCTTCGCCCGCGAGATGCCCGACGACCCCGGCTTCCAGGGGATCACCGCGATGCCCAAGGTGGTGTTCTCCTCCACCCTCCGGACCCCGCTGTCCTGGGACAACACGGAACTGGTCCAGGGGGACCCGGTCCCGGCCGTGCGGGACATGAAACGGCACGGGACGCGGCCCCTGCGCACCCTGGGAAGCCTCACCCTGTGCCGCTCGCTGCTCCGGGCAGGTCTGGTCGACCGCTTCCGCGTGGTCGTCTTCCCGGTCATCACCGGCGCGACCGGCCGGGAAAGGATCTTCGACCAGTACCCGGACGTCACCCTCGACCTCGTCCAGAGCCACACCTTCGACGGCCGGCTCCAACTGCTGGAGTACGTACCCACGGTCCTGGACGGACCGCCCGCGGCCGACCAGAAGTAG
- a CDS encoding PQQ-dependent sugar dehydrogenase, producing the protein MNMRTRMSAIVATLGLVGSLALATASADEPHTARAAAQVALTEVARAQNPTAGAAGPKDTVWIAERAGTVRVLADDGLGDPVLDISDETTTDGERGLLGLAFDEQFTHLYLSYTDLEGTSTVDEFAVRDGLVQENTRRTVLTQEQPESNHNGGAITFGPDGYLYIALGDGGGGGDPQGNGQKLDTLLGKLLRIDPQGGDPYAIPQDNPFADDPDARGEIWSYGLRNPWRFSFDAGSGDLLIGDVGQSDWEEIDWAPASSPGGENYGWSQMEGTHPFRGGTEPANHVPPVHEYDRTGLGCSVTGGYVYRGGAIPGLAGQYVYSDYCDGTLRSLEIEDGRVTAEHDLGVNGGEVVSFAQDGEGELYVLAIGGTVSRVDPA; encoded by the coding sequence GTGAACATGCGCACCAGAATGTCGGCGATCGTCGCAACACTGGGTCTCGTAGGATCCCTGGCCCTGGCCACGGCGTCCGCCGACGAGCCCCACACCGCCCGAGCCGCGGCGCAGGTCGCGCTGACCGAGGTGGCCCGGGCCCAGAACCCGACGGCCGGTGCCGCGGGCCCGAAGGACACGGTCTGGATCGCCGAACGCGCCGGCACCGTCCGCGTCCTCGCCGACGACGGACTCGGCGACCCCGTGCTCGACATCTCCGACGAGACCACCACCGACGGCGAACGCGGCCTGCTCGGCCTCGCGTTCGACGAACAGTTCACGCACCTCTACCTCTCCTACACCGACCTCGAAGGCACCAGCACCGTCGACGAGTTCGCCGTCCGGGACGGCCTGGTCCAGGAGAACACCCGGCGCACCGTGCTGACCCAGGAGCAGCCCGAGTCCAATCACAACGGCGGCGCCATCACGTTCGGTCCCGACGGCTACCTCTACATCGCGCTCGGCGACGGAGGAGGCGGCGGCGACCCCCAGGGCAACGGCCAGAAGCTCGACACCCTGCTCGGCAAGCTGCTGCGGATCGACCCCCAGGGCGGCGACCCCTACGCGATCCCGCAGGACAACCCCTTCGCCGACGACCCGGACGCCAGGGGCGAGATCTGGTCGTACGGACTGCGCAACCCCTGGCGGTTCTCCTTCGACGCCGGCTCGGGCGACCTGCTCATCGGCGACGTCGGCCAGAGCGACTGGGAGGAGATCGACTGGGCGCCCGCGAGCAGCCCGGGCGGCGAGAACTACGGCTGGTCGCAGATGGAGGGCACGCACCCCTTCCGCGGCGGCACCGAGCCCGCGAACCACGTCCCGCCGGTCCACGAGTACGACCGCACCGGCCTCGGCTGCTCGGTCACCGGCGGCTACGTCTACCGCGGCGGGGCGATCCCCGGCCTCGCGGGACAGTACGTCTACAGCGACTACTGCGACGGCACCCTGCGCTCCCTGGAGATCGAGGACGGCCGGGTCACCGCGGAGCACGACCTCGGGGTGAACGGCGGCGAGGTCGTGTCC